TTCACAGAGAGATCGGCACGGTAGATCTGTGCCATGGGACTCCAGAATCATAGATGATCTAAGACAAACATTGACAGTTTGCAGAGTGTTGTAAGTTGGTTATTGCATGCTCAGGTCGCAGTAGTTCGATGATCTCGACGGTACCCGACTCGACAGTGGAACTTGCCAAACTGGCAGGCTTACACGCAAGCAGGTTATTCTCGGCGCCGTTCTACCTAGCATACATTCAAATCATGAACAACCTCATTTCTCAAGCAGGTCAAATGAGACTCGGAGGCATCCCAAACGACACTATGCAAGTCTGGAACCCCGTTGCCTGCATCGTGCTCGGGCCCGTCATCCAGCGTGgtcttttccccctcctccgcagATCCGGAGTCCCGTTCGGCCCAATCGTCCggatctcggccgcctgCTTCATCATGGGTGCAGCCATGGCctacgccgccggcgttCAGCACATGATCTACTCGCGCGGCCCGTGCTATTCTCGTCCGCTGCAGTGCCCTGAAGCGGCGGTCCGCGAAGGCGCGTCATCGCAGGGAACCTTGGGGAACGACATCAGCGTCTGGGTGCAGATGCCAGTCTGGTTCATCCTGGCGGTGGCGGAGATCCTGGGCTTCGCAACGATCTCCGAAATCGCCTACGAGCAGGCGCCGAAGGGCATGAAGAGCGTGGTGCAGGCCGTGACGCAGTTGACTGCAGGCTTGGCGGCGGTCTTGGGCATCGCCTTGTCGCCCATCACCAAAGACCCGACATTGGTCATTCTGTATTCTGTGATTGCCGGGCTTACAGTCGTGGCAGCATTTCCATTCTGGTTTTATTTCCGCGCGTTGGACCATAAAAAGGTTGAGCCTGACACAAATAGCCAAGAAGCTTGAGTTTAGCATTCGTCTATGGCCCTTTTCGTAAAGGGAGAGAATGGTGGAGTAGAATGCTGGATCTGTCCTCTTGTCCTGTAGTATAGTCCCCTTAGTGTGGCAAAGACCTCTACTCGCAGGGTTGTGCTGTCCTCCAGATACATGATCCTTGCCATCATTGAGTACCTGATGGAGTCAGGGACGGGTATAAGACATTGGATATTATTTTCAAAAGCCGAAAATGAGAAACATGATAGTGTGACTGCCGATGATTGAAAGTTGAAGTCAAACCTCAGCTAGACATTGGACTGCATTGATTGGGGATGCCATTTGTAAGTATTCGGCAAACAATTATTAGGCCGCTTGTAATTAACTACAACGAGCGCTTTCCTCCTCCAGTTTTGTGGCAGGCCTCAATACATCATGTTACATCCTCATGCGAACTAGTTCGCCCGGCTGTAGCTTGAACATGCTGGGTCTTGTCTAGCTTGTCGTTCTTTAGAAAGTTACATCAGGGGTGACACCAATTACGAGAACAGGGTTGAGCCTGGCCTTCACATTGCGGATGCGAtcaacgaggccgtcgacatTGTCAACACTGTTGGCCACAGCATCGATGAGTACGCCGGCTGCAGCCCCGACGGTGCTCAGAGCAACCTGGAAGGCAAGGCTTGCCTGTGTGTATGCGAGATTGAAGGCCGCTttgccgacgaggtcgttCACGGCGCTGGCCTGGGCTTGAAGATTCTGGAGCTGGGCAGTGGCGGCTCTGGCCAGAGCCTGCGCTTGACGGACAACCTAAATGCCCCCCCCGAATGTCAATGAATCGTTCGGGTAGAGTTCTATTCAAGTTTATACTTACGTCCTGGGCGACCTGAATAACCTCGGCGCTGGGAACGGCGTGCTGGGCGGCGGTCGACGATGTGCCACTCGGCGCGGGAATGCCGGAAGGGGACACGCCCAGAAGGCCCCCGACGATGGTGGCGGCCCTCGTGCGGATGCTGTTGGTGTTGCTTGTCACTTGGCGGATGACAGCGGTTATCTGATCGGTTCTCTGTCGGCCAACATTTAGTATTCTCTATGTTCGGCGAAACATTGAGTCGGATTCTTCTCACATCTTTGATGGTCGTGCCAGAGGTTCTGGTCAGATCTCCAACTAGGGTAGCAGTCTTTTCGATATCGGTACGGAGGATCATGAGTGCTGCGTAGGCCGGGTCGAGCAGGTCAGAGGGGTTGAAGACGACTTCGGGGAGGACGACCTGTCCGGGGGTGATGGTGGCCCTAGGGAGAACTGCAGCCTCGGCCATGAATGA
The genomic region above belongs to Colletotrichum higginsianum IMI 349063 chromosome 2, whole genome shotgun sequence and contains:
- a CDS encoding Oligopeptide transporter, with product MGANVETGSAVERDNTKGGLEATEASNLEGNQPDSQTQSLVAECLPEVLERKLSVDKLPASVWIVAIAGAAERFAYYSLSAPLLDQYNRPGEAVIKVKGSKTHVADRALTIQFITNMFFWLTNLAALSSLASTWIEKEVDFWASYLMGFISLFVTVVLIYFLKRKLAWILKEVYCHCLSELYGALRDIASVWKPPLQIHREIGTFAECLELAKLAGLHASRLFSAPFYLAYIQIMNNLISQAGQMRLGGIPNDTMQVWNPVACIVLGPVIQRGLFPLLRRSGVPFGPIVRISAACFIMGAAMAYAAGVQHMIYSRGPCYSRPLQCPEAAVREGASSQGTLGNDISVWVQMPVWFILAVAEILGFATISEIAYEQAPKGMKSVVQAVTQLTAGLAAVLGIALSPITKDPTLVILYSVIAGLTVVAAFPFWFYFRALDHKKVEPDTNSQEA